The following proteins come from a genomic window of Vallitaleaceae bacterium 9-2:
- a CDS encoding DUF951 domain-containing protein, whose amino-acid sequence MMEIEIGDILTLKKKHPCGSNEWKVLRVGMDLRIKCLGCDHMVMVPRNKITKNIKSIRKEQ is encoded by the coding sequence ATTATGGAGATTGAAATCGGAGATATTTTAACGCTAAAGAAAAAGCACCCATGTGGATCTAATGAATGGAAAGTTTTACGTGTGGGCATGGACTTAAGAATTAAATGTCTTGGTTGTGATCATATGGTAATGGTTCCAAGAAATAAAATTACAAAAAATATTAAAAGTATACGAAAAGAACAATAA
- the rpsF gene encoding 30S ribosomal protein S6, translating into MNQYELALVINGKVTEEVRDEALETVKSTIERFGGKIAKVDDWGKRRLAYEIQKIREGFYYFITFDAEADSPAQIEQRVRIMETVLRFLIVKVEE; encoded by the coding sequence ATGAACCAATACGAATTAGCATTAGTCATTAACGGAAAAGTTACAGAAGAAGTCAGAGATGAAGCTCTTGAGACTGTTAAGTCTACAATTGAACGTTTCGGCGGTAAAATTGCTAAAGTTGACGATTGGGGAAAGAGAAGATTAGCTTATGAAATCCAAAAGATTCGTGAAGGATTTTATTACTTCATTACTTTTGATGCAGAAGCTGACTCTCCGGCTCAAATTGAACAACGTGTTCGCATTATGGAAACGGTACTACGTTTCTTAATTGTAAAAGTTGAAGAATAA
- a CDS encoding single-stranded DNA-binding protein has protein sequence MNKVILMGRLTRDPEVRYSQGAEPLAIARYSLAVNRRFKRDGEPDADFINIVAFGRNAEFAEKFFQKGQQVSVVGHIQTGSYEKDGVRRYTTDIVVEEQHFAESKRSFEERMGGQSSNNSYNEAPMSKPQSNGNVDGFVSVDDDFDDDDIPF, from the coding sequence ATGAATAAAGTTATATTAATGGGAAGATTGACACGCGATCCTGAAGTAAGGTATTCGCAAGGGGCAGAGCCACTTGCAATTGCTAGATATTCATTAGCAGTTAATCGACGCTTTAAACGAGATGGTGAACCCGATGCGGATTTTATCAACATTGTTGCTTTTGGAAGAAATGCTGAGTTTGCTGAAAAGTTTTTCCAAAAGGGACAACAAGTATCTGTAGTAGGACATATTCAGACAGGAAGCTATGAAAAAGATGGCGTTCGTCGTTATACGACAGATATTGTTGTTGAAGAACAGCATTTTGCTGAGTCTAAGCGAAGTTTTGAAGAACGAATGGGTGGTCAAAGCTCAAATAATTCATACAATGAAGCACCAATGTCAAAGCCCCAATCAAATGGGAATGTTGATGGTTTTGTTTCAGTGGATGACGACTTTGATGATGATGATATACCATTCTAA
- the rpsR gene encoding 30S ribosomal protein S18 — translation MAFDRRNNPRRRRKKVCAFCQDKSTTIDYKDINKLRRFVSERGKILPRRITGTCAKHQRALTVAIKRARHIALLAYTVE, via the coding sequence ATGGCTTTTGATCGACGTAATAATCCTAGACGTAGAAGAAAAAAAGTTTGCGCATTTTGCCAAGACAAATCAACTACAATAGATTATAAAGATATTAATAAGTTAAGAAGATTTGTATCTGAACGTGGAAAAATTTTACCTCGTAGAATTACAGGTACATGTGCAAAGCACCAACGTGCTTTAACTGTTGCAATCAAGAGAGCAAGACATATTGCTTTATTGGCTTATACAGTCGAATAA